TAGCATCCTCGAAGCGCTGGCGTTTCTCCTCAGTCGCGCCGCCTGCATCGTCGGCGAGCCAGTACAGGGCAATGTCGACACACAAGCGGGTCAGCAGGTCCGGTACCTCCAGCAACGGCAATGAGTAGCGCGTCCCGAGGTAGGAATTCATCAGGCCCGTCGCATCATTCAGGCTGCGCTCGGCCACTTCCTCATCGAGGGTATCGTCTTCATCTTTGTCGGCCAGCGGGTACACGACGTCTTCGCCGTATCGCGCCAGCATGTCATCCACGGTTGCGTACATCACGCCTCCTTCAGCCGGTCTTGGTACCGGCGCCATGCGGTATCGCGCTGCGCCGCACTGATGTCTTTTTCCAACACGGCTTCAATGGCCTTCACTGAGGGCTTTTTGCTGTCGTCCAGCATGCCGATGACTTCAACGATGTCATCGATGAGTGGGTCCGGTGTCGCCGGCGTCTCGGGGAGCGGTTCGCCCACCACCAGACGCGGTTCATGGGCAATGGCCTCACGCTCTGCGTCCGTGAGCTCAGAGAGCGTGAGGGTTTTGCCCTCGTAGGGAAAGTAATGGCCGGCGCGGCGAAACCCCGGCGGCTGTTTGGCACGGACAAACCACGTGATGGGCATGACGGGCCTCCTTAGAAAAAAGCCCCCTTTCGGGGGCAAGGGTGCGGCTAGCGGTTAGAGAAAATCCGGAATGACCACCTTGAACTTGCCCCGGAGTTCATTCGAGACGGTGTTGCCGTCATCGGCAAAGAGTTCACGGGTCAGCAGCTGCGTGGCCTGCTTCTCCATCGAAACAGGGATAACCAGCATGTTCGGTTTGATGCCAAGCGGCCTTCCACCGTCGGCTTTGAAAGCGCGCATGGTGCTGTAGGCCTGCCAGAGCGTGTCGACGTTGAGCTCTGCTTTCACGCCATAGGCCATCTGCCAGAACCCAAAGCCCACGTTACAGCGAAGGTCGACACCGTAGCGGTAGAGTTTGCGCATGAAGACGTCTTCATCGTCTTCTTTGGTCATGGCCACGAACTTAGGTTTCTTGCGTTCCTGAAAGATGATGGGCTTGATGGCGCGGGTCGTGTCGAGCAGGTACCAGGCATCGCCGGCATAGTTTTCATCAACCAGCACGTTCGACACACTGATGTCGGTCCCCTGCCCGTCATGTTGGTCGTTCACCGGGTGGTCGGCATCAAAGAAGTTCTGGCCGTCATAGCAGGCGGTGGTGAAGCCGTCTTTTAGCATCGGGAAGACCAGCTCATCCGGAAAGGCAGATGTCGCACGTCCCATCTCCTGCATCATGGGGCTGTAGATACCGAGGTTGTCATCTTCGATGTCGGTGCGTTTGACGCCGACAGTCGATTCAAAGTCCTTGTTAAAAATCTGGTAGCCGTGTGCTTCCATGTCCTTGATGACCCTGTCACCTACCCACTCGCGAAACCCCGGCCATTGCCCGAGCCAGCCATAGGTGTTCGAGGCGGTGGTCGACTTGATGATGGTGGCGACTTCCTTGTATTGCGGGGTCGCCATCCCCAAACCGCCCTGATAGGACGACTTGAAGCCGGTGAACAGGCTTTTAATGAGTTGCGGGGTAATGATGGCCATTAATCAGTCTCCTTCGCGGCGGTATAGGCGTCTTCTTCAATGCCGAGCAGGCGACAGGCCACGCGGTCTTCTTCGGTCAGGGATGTCTGGTTGCGGGCCCTGTCATCCAGGCCGCTGTCATCGCCGATGGTGGGCGCGGTTTCGGCGTACTTTTCAAAACGCGCCAGCCCGCCCTCTTCCTTGCAACAGGCGCGGTGATAATCGACGGTCGCCGGCGTGATGACCCCGGCCTTGAGCGCCTTGTCCAGCGTCTCTTCAATCTGTTGGTTGAGCGCTTTTTCGCGCACCGCCTTCAATGCCGATTCGGCGTCCTGCGCGCGGTTTAACGCGGCATCGTGGTCAGCACGTGGCACGAACTTGTCTATCGATGGGTTCTGCGCCTGATTGAGCGCGGTGGCTTTGTCATCTTTGAGCTGGTTGATGGCCGACACGGCCTGCGCATCGGTCGCCTCAGGCGGCAACGCCAACGCGGTACAAATCGCCAGGGGTAATGGCATGGTGTCCTCTCTGTCGGTGGTCGTGCGCCGGTTGAGCGCGGTCAGGTGTAGGTTCGGCTGGTTGGTCAGCCCTGCCGAGTAAAGCTGGAGAATGCGTTTGGAATTGATGTCGAACGTGAAGACCGGAGACAGGTAGCGGTAGGCCTTCTGGTTCACAAGGTCACGCCCCGTGTCATTCCATTCGACCTGCCCCCAAATCGCTCCACCTTCACGCGCCTGAAGCGCCTTTATCCACCCCACCGCAGGCGCCGGCTCGCCGGCTTTGCCTTTGATTTCGGTGGCGTGTTCGATGTCGATGGGCAGGTCTGCGCCATTGGATGCAAAAGCCGCGACGATGGCGTCAGGGTCATCATTGACCCAGCTGCGCCCATCACGGCCGGTAATGGCAGTGCCCGCTGGGATAAACTCGGCCCACACAGACGCCCCACTCGCCGCGCTGTTGGCAGCAAGCGAAGAAAGTTCCGTGGTGAGAATCAGGGTTTCAGTTTTCATGCCCGCACGGTAGCGCGGGCAGTTTGAAGGGGATTAGGTGAAAAGGTTCAGTGGTGAAATCCAGTTAGAGAAGCGCAAAGTTAAAACGATGACTTTTCTGATTTTCTACCAGACGACCAGCTATCAACGTTTTCACACTGTAACGCATAGATAGAAATGCCGCTGGCCCTAAAATTGGCCCAAGTACCAAAAAGGCTGACCAACGAACATCTTCACTGCCAAACCAAAACTCCGGAAACAGTAAAGGTGAAACAAGCGAGATCGCAGAGAGTAAGTAAGCAATAAAACCGCCCCCAATCAGGATCGATCTGACTCTCGTATTTCTATAAAGCCACTTCAACTTTAGCGATGGGTTATCCGCGTTAAACGACTCAAAGTGGTTTCGAGATTCAATGTATTGATTCAGCTTACTCACAGGGTCTTTTAAGCTTAGAATATATTTTATCTCACTTAATTGCATTGCCGCCGAGCCAGCAATAGCTTGATACCCTTTCTCTTCAGCGAAGGGATGAATATTCCCCTCCTCACAATCTGATAGAAATTGTTTAGCAAAGCGATATTCCTCGCGAAGGTTGGATTTTTTTGATGTCGTAAATTGATAGTACTTCCAGCCAACACCAATCATTGCTGCGCCAACCCCCAGCAGCTTTAAGATTGTTTCAAATTCCATATTTTTACCTGTTTTAATTATTGAATACTTTGAAGAAACAGGGCTACTTCAAGCAGCCCTTTAGCTTATCAGCCCGCTGAACGGACTAGAAAACACCAAGTGTCATAGCCATAGTCTCGTGCATCCAAAAGCTTCGTGGAGTTTTTAACTCTGCGGTATCGGCAGAAAACCCATTTAAAGCCTTTTGGAGCTGCTTTTCTGTTACTCATAGTTTTACCTATCAACAATTTGGCAACTCAGTTGTTGGCAAACCCTTTGACTATCGCTATACTCAATTCGCCAAAACAAAGTATCGCTTGGGGTTTGTGGCTCGGTTGACGAGTTGCTTCACCAAAGCCAAAAATGTCCTCATTCCTCAGAATGGGGATTTTTTATCTCCGTAATACCGCTTCCAGGCGATGAGCGCCAATGAGCACATACGTATTCCAGTTTCCCTTTGCGCTTTCTTACATACGCGCATACTGGGACATCTTTTTCTTTACAGTTCATTTTTAAATCTCCTGATTTAGTGATGTAGTTGTTTAAAATTTCTGTAACTTTTTACGTTCTGTTGTTTTCAGCACCCCCTCGTTCATGTTTTTTTGTGAATGGCCCACTAAGAAAAATGCTCCTTAGAGCCAACCCTCGTTCATAATTTATTGTGAACATCTTTCTATTATAATGACCCTTAAGGGCCGATTCCGCTTCACGAAAAAATGTGAACACTAGGTTTTATTTTAGGGCTTTTCTCAAGCCCTAATTAAATCATAGCATTACAAGATATCTGCGTCAAGATTTTTTGTGAACGAGATTATCTATTTCTTTATCGGAAAATAGTAGTACTCAACACCACCAGACTCTGCAATACCTTCTTTACGCATCAGCAAACCAGAAGTGACCAACTCTTTTAGTTTGTTGCTTGCATTATTGATTTTAAGGTCCAGGGCTTCGGCGACATCAGACGCTGCAACCCACCCTTTATTCATCACATATTCATACAAAGCCTGCTGTGTACGCTTAGGCTCGGGCCCCAGTAAATGCCATGAGCCATTACACTCAGCATGTATAGGGAAAGGCAGCTTGTCCGCTCCAGCCCGGATATTGTCCAACAAGACTTCATTTGCAACATTAGTTACATAAAAACCTTTTTTACCAATCAAATCTTGTGCTTGTCTAAGAAAAGCTTCTCTAGGGAAAGATGCATCAATGCGCCTAACGCCTTCAAGGGAGATTTCGAAGATATCTACTTCTGTTTTACCAGAAATATATTTGGCGATTCCTTCAGCTACAAACTCACCATCCTCTACACCCCATCCGTCAACAGTTCCGTTGTCGTTAGGTTCGAAGTCCATGAAGTCTGCAAGTTTAAGACGAGAAATAATCTGTTTCATAGATTTTATTGAAGCAGATTCATCGTCATTTTGCAATA
The nucleotide sequence above comes from Grimontia kaedaensis. Encoded proteins:
- a CDS encoding gp436 family protein, translated to MYATVDDMLARYGEDVVYPLADKDEDDTLDEEVAERSLNDATGLMNSYLGTRYSLPLLEVPDLLTRLCVDIALYWLADDAGGATEEKRQRFEDAIQWLENIAKGRVELGLDAPTDDEPGSPNDDGMVFTSAERLFSRAGLERY
- a CDS encoding phage protease; translated protein: MKTETLILTTELSSLAANSAASGASVWAEFIPAGTAITGRDGRSWVNDDPDAIVAAFASNGADLPIDIEHATEIKGKAGEPAPAVGWIKALQAREGGAIWGQVEWNDTGRDLVNQKAYRYLSPVFTFDINSKRILQLYSAGLTNQPNLHLTALNRRTTTDREDTMPLPLAICTALALPPEATDAQAVSAINQLKDDKATALNQAQNPSIDKFVPRADHDAALNRAQDAESALKAVREKALNQQIEETLDKALKAGVITPATVDYHRACCKEEGGLARFEKYAETAPTIGDDSGLDDRARNQTSLTEEDRVACRLLGIEEDAYTAAKETD
- a CDS encoding Mu-like prophage major head subunit gpT family protein, which encodes MAIITPQLIKSLFTGFKSSYQGGLGMATPQYKEVATIIKSTTASNTYGWLGQWPGFREWVGDRVIKDMEAHGYQIFNKDFESTVGVKRTDIEDDNLGIYSPMMQEMGRATSAFPDELVFPMLKDGFTTACYDGQNFFDADHPVNDQHDGQGTDISVSNVLVDENYAGDAWYLLDTTRAIKPIIFQERKKPKFVAMTKEDDEDVFMRKLYRYGVDLRCNVGFGFWQMAYGVKAELNVDTLWQAYSTMRAFKADGGRPLGIKPNMLVIPVSMEKQATQLLTRELFADDGNTVSNELRGKFKVVIPDFL
- a CDS encoding winged helix-turn-helix domain-containing protein — protein: MSVLQNDDESASIKSMKQIISRLKLADFMDFEPNDNGTVDGWGVEDGEFVAEGIAKYISGKTEVDIFEISLEGVRRIDASFPREAFLRQAQDLIGKKGFYVTNVANEVLLDNIRAGADKLPFPIHAECNGSWHLLGPEPKRTQQALYEYVMNKGWVAASDVAEALDLKINNASNKLKELVTSGLLMRKEGIAESGGVEYYYFPIKK